In Gemmatimonadota bacterium, a single genomic region encodes these proteins:
- a CDS encoding SEL1-like repeat protein encodes MTRSWLFVVVLLTVLPRPVASQVTERLYQQACDDGDMIACNIFGLMYETGEGVRRDLARAVGLYQRACEGGALVGCTNLGLMYEAGAGVTQDSARAVGLYQVACEGGEMLGCGLAPVEQTGGAAVAERFVKSGRVGDAETGGALSEAIVEVPDLGIRVISDADGRIELGTLPAGRHSLRAERVGYGVVEGELDVPGNADFLILLNRAEVDDPLAPGRINGRIMDEGGNRGLADVDITLLGQTQVRTLSNRQGRFNLRDL; translated from the coding sequence ATGACACGCAGTTGGCTATTCGTGGTTGTCCTCCTCACTGTGCTTCCCCGTCCGGTCGCGTCGCAGGTCACTGAACGGTTGTATCAGCAGGCCTGCGATGACGGAGACATGATCGCCTGCAACATCTTCGGGCTCATGTACGAGACCGGAGAAGGCGTCAGGCGGGATCTCGCGCGTGCCGTCGGTCTCTACCAGCGAGCCTGTGAGGGCGGCGCGCTCGTGGGCTGCACGAATCTCGGACTCATGTATGAAGCCGGAGCCGGCGTCACTCAGGACAGCGCGCGCGCGGTCGGTCTCTATCAGGTTGCCTGCGAGGGCGGCGAGATGCTGGGGTGCGGCCTCGCTCCGGTGGAGCAGACCGGGGGCGCCGCGGTGGCCGAGCGGTTCGTCAAGTCCGGCCGCGTCGGGGATGCCGAAACAGGAGGCGCGCTCAGCGAGGCGATCGTGGAGGTGCCAGACCTCGGGATTCGGGTGATTTCCGACGCGGACGGTCGGATCGAGCTGGGGACCCTCCCAGCCGGCCGGCATTCGCTGAGGGCTGAGCGCGTCGGCTATGGCGTCGTGGAGGGTGAGTTGGACGTCCCGGGGAACGCGGACTTCTTGATCCTCCTCAACCGGGCCGAGGTGGACGACCCGCTCGCCCCAGGACGGATCAATGGTCGCATCATGGACGAGGGCGGAAACCGTGGACTCGCGGACGTCGACATCACGCTACTGGGACAGACGCAGGTGCGTACGCTCAGCAACCGCCAAGGCCGGTTCAATCTGAGGGACCTGTAG
- a CDS encoding amidase, with protein MMRRAVALLLALPGALPAQTFELAEATIAGAHSAMEAGSITCRSLVQGYLDRIEAYDQAGPRLNAIQHINSRALEEADSLDAALRSDGMVGPLHCVPVLLKDQVETSDMPTTYGSALFQGFIPSRDATIVTSMKNAGAIILAKTNMGEFASRYVGSAFGVIRNAYAPDRNPSGSSGGTAAGIAASFGMVGIGEDTGGSVRGPAAVHNLVGLRPTLQLVSRHGMMPANPSQDTMGPITRTVTDAAVLLDAIAGYDPEDPITAYSVGRVPETYTASLGTDRLRGARIGVVREPMDSRADPSSDDYRKVKAVIDRAIQELESLGADVVDPLVIPELGIVREIGNSFETERAMNDYLAEHANAPVTTLREILLSGVVTPWRARGMMTSVGKSTDDAGYLLVIQKREKLRQSVLKVMADHGLDAIVYATFDHQPTLIAQDVETNPSPADDYGWGDNRGLSPAIGFPALTVPAGFTTDELPVGLEFLGRPFTEEMLLGFGYAYEQATRHRRPPPTTPPLESAGR; from the coding sequence GTGATGCGCCGGGCCGTCGCGCTCCTCCTCGCCCTCCCGGGCGCGCTCCCGGCGCAGACGTTCGAGCTGGCGGAGGCCACCATCGCGGGCGCTCACTCCGCGATGGAGGCGGGGAGCATCACCTGTCGGTCGTTGGTGCAAGGCTACCTCGACCGGATCGAGGCCTACGACCAGGCGGGTCCGCGGCTCAACGCCATCCAGCACATCAATAGCCGCGCGCTGGAGGAGGCCGACTCGCTGGATGCTGCCCTACGATCCGACGGGATGGTAGGGCCGCTGCACTGCGTGCCAGTGCTGCTCAAGGACCAGGTGGAGACGAGCGACATGCCGACCACATACGGCTCGGCCCTCTTCCAGGGCTTCATCCCGTCCCGCGACGCGACCATCGTGACGAGCATGAAGAACGCGGGCGCGATCATCCTGGCCAAGACGAATATGGGCGAGTTCGCGTCTCGGTATGTGGGCTCGGCGTTCGGGGTGATCCGAAACGCGTACGCACCCGACCGGAATCCGAGTGGCTCCTCCGGTGGGACGGCGGCCGGGATCGCGGCGAGCTTCGGTATGGTCGGGATCGGTGAGGATACGGGTGGGTCGGTGCGGGGGCCGGCGGCCGTGCACAACCTCGTCGGCCTGCGGCCGACCCTGCAGCTCGTGAGCAGGCATGGAATGATGCCGGCGAATCCGAGCCAGGACACGATGGGCCCGATCACGCGGACGGTGACGGACGCAGCCGTCCTTCTGGACGCCATCGCCGGTTACGACCCCGAGGACCCGATCACCGCATACTCCGTTGGACGCGTTCCGGAGACGTACACCGCCTCTCTCGGGACCGACCGACTCCGCGGCGCACGCATCGGCGTCGTGCGCGAGCCGATGGATTCGAGGGCCGATCCTTCTTCCGACGACTACCGGAAGGTGAAGGCCGTAATCGATCGAGCGATCCAAGAGTTGGAGTCGCTCGGCGCCGACGTCGTCGATCCGCTGGTCATTCCCGAGCTCGGGATCGTCCGGGAGATCGGGAACAGCTTCGAGACCGAGCGCGCCATGAACGACTATCTGGCCGAACACGCGAACGCACCGGTCACCACGCTCCGAGAGATTCTGCTCTCTGGTGTCGTGACACCCTGGCGGGCGCGCGGAATGATGACTTCGGTGGGGAAATCGACGGACGACGCGGGTTACCTGCTCGTCATCCAGAAACGGGAAAAGCTGCGGCAGAGCGTCCTGAAGGTCATGGCCGACCACGGTCTCGACGCGATTGTGTACGCGACGTTCGATCACCAGCCGACGCTGATCGCTCAGGACGTCGAGACGAACCCGAGCCCCGCGGACGACTACGGTTGGGGCGACAACCGGGGCCTCAGCCCCGCCATCGGATTCCCGGCGCTCACGGTCCCAGCTGGGTTCACGACGGACGAGCTACCGGTGGGGCTCGAGTTTCTCGGCAGGCCGTTCACGGAGGAGATGCTGCTAGGCTTCGGCTACGCCTACGAGCAGGCGACGCGGCACCGTCGTCCGCCGCCGACCACGCCCCCGCTGGAGAGCGCGGGCCGGTGA
- a CDS encoding amidohydrolase family protein produces the protein MNVRILASALFVTLTVPGPSLAQELYDVVILGGRVMDPETGRDEIANVGIRGERIEAITTEEIRGRETIDARGQIVAPGFIDILASIGRNRDAHVFKIGDGVTTVLGMHGGPLDVAGYVEGHTAVGPLVNYAATVSHAALREAVGATDRYAPATPEQIEAMRPLAVRAIRDGAVGIGFGVNYTPGASYEEIFALFEVAAAEGVPCHLHARYKGNVFPLTMSLAAMEVVAIAAATGAQAQLAHLISSTVGSAPLSIALVEGAYARGVDVGFDFHVWTRNQTTLQSALFDEGWQERFGGATYSDIYVAETQERLTEERFFELRTRPGGLAIQTEFIPEEEMIMGLRSPLGIVSSDGGGLVNGRGHPRSVGTFGRFLGRFVRDLQVVSWMEGIRKITLLPAGRLERAVPRMARKGRLQVGMDADVTVFDPTTVRERATYGRPAQMSEGISYVIVNGTLVLDGGTIVEGVVPGQWLRHPRPVS, from the coding sequence ATGAACGTCCGCATCCTGGCCTCGGCGCTCTTCGTGACCCTGACGGTGCCCGGGCCGAGTCTGGCTCAAGAGCTCTACGACGTGGTGATCCTCGGGGGCAGGGTGATGGATCCCGAGACAGGCCGGGACGAGATCGCCAACGTGGGCATCCGAGGAGAGCGGATCGAGGCGATCACGACGGAGGAGATCCGCGGTCGTGAGACGATCGACGCGCGCGGTCAGATCGTGGCGCCGGGATTCATCGACATCCTCGCGAGCATTGGCCGAAACCGGGACGCGCACGTGTTCAAGATCGGCGATGGCGTGACGACGGTCCTGGGCATGCACGGAGGGCCGCTCGACGTCGCTGGCTACGTGGAAGGGCACACCGCGGTCGGTCCGCTGGTCAACTACGCGGCGACAGTCAGTCATGCCGCACTCCGCGAGGCGGTCGGAGCCACGGATCGTTACGCGCCCGCGACGCCGGAGCAGATCGAGGCGATGCGCCCGCTCGCGGTGCGCGCGATCCGCGACGGGGCGGTCGGGATCGGCTTCGGGGTCAACTACACGCCCGGAGCCTCCTACGAGGAGATCTTCGCGCTGTTCGAGGTCGCGGCCGCCGAGGGCGTGCCCTGTCACCTGCACGCGCGCTACAAGGGCAACGTCTTCCCGCTGACGATGAGCCTCGCGGCCATGGAGGTAGTGGCAATAGCTGCCGCGACAGGCGCGCAAGCGCAGCTCGCCCATCTGATCTCGTCGACGGTGGGATCGGCGCCGCTCTCGATCGCGCTCGTCGAGGGGGCGTACGCCCGTGGGGTCGACGTCGGCTTCGACTTCCACGTGTGGACACGAAACCAGACTACGCTGCAGTCAGCGCTCTTCGACGAGGGCTGGCAGGAGCGTTTCGGCGGCGCGACCTACTCCGACATCTACGTCGCCGAAACCCAGGAACGGCTAACGGAAGAGCGCTTCTTCGAGCTGAGGACGCGGCCCGGCGGCCTCGCGATTCAGACCGAGTTCATCCCCGAAGAAGAGATGATCATGGGCCTGAGGAGCCCGCTCGGGATCGTCAGCTCCGACGGTGGCGGGCTCGTGAACGGACGCGGGCATCCCCGCAGCGTGGGTACGTTCGGCCGCTTCCTGGGGCGGTTCGTGCGCGACCTCCAGGTGGTGAGCTGGATGGAGGGAATCAGGAAGATCACGCTGCTCCCGGCGGGGCGCCTCGAAAGGGCGGTCCCCCGAATGGCGAGAAAGGGCCGACTTCAGGTCGGAATGGACGCCGACGTGACGGTCTTCGATCCGACCACCGTTCGAGAGCGAGCCACCTACGGCCGTCCGGCACAAATGTCCGAAGGCATCTCGTACGTGATCGTCAACGGCACACTCGTGCTGGACGGTGGCACGATCGTGGAGGGTGTGGTGCCCGGCCAATGGCTCCGGCATCCGCGGCCAGTCTCTTGA
- a CDS encoding TonB-dependent receptor plug domain-containing protein: MAELRFTRLGYAPRTATLIVQPGSTVDLSATMFTQPIELEAIEVTVRSSYLERNGFYRRARRSWGRQFTRKDLDTIDPMFVSDLLWRVPGVTVRFGSSVQAVSRRSSGVGRGPCVLSVYVDGVPMFDSHLDWIQPEGLEAVEVYRGLNTPIEYRFFNSCGVVLLWTRRGG, from the coding sequence TTGGCGGAGCTCCGATTCACGCGCCTGGGCTACGCTCCCCGTACGGCGACACTGATCGTGCAACCGGGCAGCACTGTCGATCTGTCGGCGACGATGTTCACCCAGCCGATCGAGCTCGAGGCGATCGAGGTGACCGTCCGCTCTTCCTATCTCGAGCGGAACGGATTCTACCGGAGAGCCCGCCGCTCCTGGGGCAGGCAGTTCACGCGCAAGGACCTCGACACGATCGATCCCATGTTCGTATCCGACCTTCTTTGGCGCGTTCCCGGTGTCACCGTGCGGTTTGGGAGCTCAGTGCAAGCCGTGAGCAGACGGAGTTCCGGTGTCGGCCGGGGTCCGTGTGTTCTGTCGGTGTACGTCGACGGCGTGCCGATGTTCGATTCTCATCTCGACTGGATTCAACCCGAAGGCCTCGAGGCGGTGGAGGTCTACCGCGGATTGAACACCCCTATAGAGTATCGCTTTTTCAATTCCTGCGGCGTCGTTCTCCTATGGACTCGACGAGGTGGCTGA
- a CDS encoding DUF481 domain-containing protein — translation MIRDLASSIATLLIVFASPAHAQVNIEALRRDDPPLGRSGSFGGDFTLRTGNVDFVQFGFNGRHYVVSENLTTLIVGNGGIGLLARSRFASSGLLHYRRTYSHEWISPEWYAQANYDRAQLLRFRLVGGGGIRTAVARGPWGQFGAGTALMLEHERLELPDSALHPQQTTVVRSSSFLTLRLTSGEGLVVTSTTYLQPDLRARRDVRVLENLRLASSITERVALTVSFNLRYDSRPPDGVARIDTVLRTGVTYTY, via the coding sequence GTGATCCGCGATCTCGCCTCCTCGATCGCCACCCTCCTCATCGTTTTCGCGAGCCCTGCGCACGCACAGGTGAACATCGAGGCGCTGCGACGCGACGATCCGCCGCTGGGCCGTTCTGGTTCCTTCGGCGGCGATTTCACTTTGCGTACCGGCAACGTGGACTTCGTGCAGTTCGGCTTCAACGGACGCCACTACGTCGTGAGCGAGAACCTGACCACACTCATTGTCGGGAATGGAGGCATCGGCCTTCTCGCGCGGAGCCGCTTCGCATCTTCCGGACTCCTGCACTACCGTAGGACCTACTCCCACGAGTGGATCTCGCCTGAGTGGTACGCCCAGGCGAACTACGATCGGGCCCAACTGCTTCGGTTCCGGCTCGTGGGGGGCGGTGGTATCCGCACCGCGGTCGCCCGCGGACCATGGGGGCAGTTTGGAGCCGGCACGGCACTGATGCTCGAACACGAGCGCCTCGAGCTGCCCGATTCCGCCCTCCATCCACAGCAGACGACGGTCGTCCGGTCGAGCTCTTTTCTGACACTTCGCCTGACCTCAGGAGAGGGGCTCGTCGTGACCTCCACGACCTATCTGCAGCCGGATCTCCGGGCCCGCCGGGACGTACGCGTCCTGGAAAACCTGCGGCTCGCGTCGTCGATTACCGAGAGGGTCGCACTCACGGTGTCGTTCAACCTCCGCTACGACTCACGTCCTCCGGACGGCGTCGCGAGGATCGATACGGTGCTCCGGACGGGCGTGACGTACACGTACTGA
- a CDS encoding carboxypeptidase regulatory-like domain-containing protein, whose product MAELAKQRESTWPAIRHSLSGLLTLFFMLFFAATDARCQEIRGRVLDSSNGQPVRTAGVFLLDSERGQVAVSIADSLGRYRLPVPTAGEYFLFVQRIGYYETESPLLAVSVDRRYDVDLEIRPEPIALDPLLVGVRNDQFERWMKRRYKGSSNGLFGYRVIQGLRLEEARLRSKTSTDLFRWLFIPVSNGTEACVGWRIPEVERATQRMLSPTCGKVIVDDIPYPAEHLDGVDLKGIGIVVVRPPDVLIFTRGFHWNGRPGGG is encoded by the coding sequence GTGGCTGAGTTGGCCAAGCAGCGCGAGTCGACATGGCCCGCTATTCGTCACTCGCTGTCGGGGCTCTTGACGCTGTTCTTCATGCTCTTCTTCGCGGCGACCGACGCGCGCTGTCAGGAGATCCGAGGGCGGGTGCTGGACTCCTCCAACGGACAACCGGTCCGGACGGCGGGCGTGTTTCTTCTGGATTCTGAACGGGGCCAGGTCGCGGTGTCGATCGCCGACAGCCTGGGGCGCTATCGCCTGCCCGTGCCTACCGCGGGGGAGTACTTCCTGTTCGTGCAGCGGATCGGATACTACGAAACCGAGTCCCCACTCCTAGCCGTTTCAGTCGACCGGCGGTACGACGTGGACTTGGAGATCCGTCCGGAGCCGATCGCGCTCGACCCCTTGCTCGTGGGTGTTCGGAACGACCAGTTCGAACGTTGGATGAAACGGCGTTACAAGGGGAGCTCGAACGGGCTCTTCGGATATCGTGTGATCCAGGGGCTGCGTTTGGAGGAGGCCCGTCTCAGAAGCAAGACCAGCACCGACCTGTTCCGCTGGCTCTTCATTCCCGTGTCCAACGGGACCGAGGCGTGTGTGGGATGGCGCATACCAGAGGTCGAGCGGGCCACCCAGCGTATGCTCTCGCCGACGTGCGGCAAGGTCATCGTCGACGACATTCCCTATCCGGCCGAGCACCTCGATGGTGTGGACCTGAAGGGAATCGGGATCGTTGTGGTTCGCCCTCCCGACGTCCTCATCTTCACGCGCGGATTCCACTGGAACGGACGCCCAGGCGGCGGTTGA
- a CDS encoding PQQ-binding-like beta-propeller repeat protein → MMAPKRSWLVFTLGAASIAQALVTTQAPLAAQQRSSPAAEWRYIGGDASHTRYSPLDQINADNFENLEVAWIWRGDNFGPNPLAVSRSTPLYVDGMLYTVAGERRSVVALDPATGETLWTFREPHTTRFDRGMRNGYGKGVAFGEVGGRGVIYITSPAFFLYALDARTGRPLEDWGTPVPLPDFPQTGVVDLLPDLLRDWGPWESWDGGPYDPDFGIPRELGHITSSSPPIVVNGVVVVGNSAEQGYNQTRIEMVPGDILAYDAGTGAHKWKFHVIPRPGEFGHETWENDAWQRTGDVSSWAPMSADPERGLVFIPTNPPTIDFFGGFRPGDGLFGTSVIALDVQTGERVWHFQTVHHDIWNFDNPTAPIALDVIVDGEPTPILVQTTKQGWAYTFNRATGEPIWPIVERPVPPSEVPGESLSPTQPFPTKPAAYEMQGLTVDDLIDFTPQLRAEALEIVEHYRIGPIFNPPIETGHPSGQRSFVSCPSGATNINGPTSADPVTGILYVSTRRGCRSENIVPGQDLDLPDDIMTTGTTIAEWAVLNRGDFRGPQGLPIWKPPYSQVVAIDMNTGEHLWAVPNGDTPDYIRNHEALQGVELPNTGRLSYPITMVTPTLLITAEGAGGAAVLHAVDKRTGERLATVEIPAPGQYGMMGYMHDGQQYVVVQIAGRGMPGSLVGLRLR, encoded by the coding sequence GTGATGGCGCCGAAGCGCTCGTGGCTCGTGTTCACCCTTGGCGCCGCGTCGATCGCCCAGGCTCTGGTCACCACCCAGGCGCCCCTCGCCGCACAACAGCGAAGCAGTCCCGCAGCCGAATGGCGTTACATCGGTGGCGATGCCTCGCATACGCGCTACTCCCCTCTCGATCAGATCAACGCCGACAACTTCGAGAACCTGGAGGTGGCGTGGATCTGGAGGGGCGACAACTTCGGACCGAACCCGCTCGCCGTGTCGCGCTCGACGCCACTCTACGTGGACGGCATGCTCTACACGGTCGCGGGCGAACGCCGGTCGGTCGTCGCGCTCGACCCCGCGACCGGGGAGACACTCTGGACCTTCCGCGAGCCCCACACGACGCGCTTCGATCGAGGCATGCGGAACGGCTACGGAAAGGGAGTGGCTTTCGGCGAGGTGGGTGGCCGCGGGGTGATCTATATCACGAGTCCGGCCTTCTTCCTCTACGCGCTCGATGCCAGGACCGGCCGTCCCCTGGAGGACTGGGGCACACCCGTGCCGCTGCCCGACTTCCCGCAAACGGGGGTCGTGGATCTGCTTCCGGACCTCCTGCGGGACTGGGGGCCCTGGGAAAGCTGGGACGGCGGCCCGTACGACCCGGACTTCGGGATCCCCCGAGAGCTTGGACACATCACCAGCTCGTCGCCCCCCATCGTGGTGAACGGCGTCGTGGTGGTGGGCAATTCTGCCGAGCAGGGCTACAACCAGACCAGGATCGAGATGGTGCCGGGAGATATTCTGGCCTACGACGCCGGAACTGGGGCGCACAAGTGGAAGTTCCACGTCATCCCGCGGCCGGGTGAGTTCGGTCACGAGACCTGGGAGAATGACGCTTGGCAGCGGACCGGAGACGTCTCGTCGTGGGCTCCGATGTCGGCGGACCCGGAGAGGGGCCTCGTCTTCATTCCCACCAATCCACCGACGATCGATTTCTTTGGCGGTTTCCGGCCCGGTGACGGCCTGTTCGGAACCAGCGTCATCGCGCTGGACGTGCAGACGGGCGAACGGGTCTGGCACTTTCAAACCGTCCACCACGACATCTGGAACTTCGACAACCCCACAGCCCCGATCGCGCTGGACGTGATCGTCGACGGGGAACCGACGCCGATCCTGGTTCAGACCACCAAGCAGGGGTGGGCCTACACATTCAACCGGGCGACCGGCGAACCGATCTGGCCCATCGTCGAGCGCCCCGTTCCCCCGTCTGAGGTGCCTGGCGAGTCGCTGTCGCCCACGCAGCCCTTCCCCACCAAGCCGGCTGCTTACGAGATGCAGGGCCTCACCGTCGACGACCTCATCGACTTCACGCCTCAGCTGCGGGCCGAGGCGCTCGAGATCGTCGAGCACTACCGCATCGGGCCGATCTTCAACCCGCCAATCGAGACCGGCCACCCCTCAGGTCAACGCTCATTCGTGAGCTGCCCCAGCGGCGCGACGAACATCAACGGACCGACCTCCGCCGATCCGGTGACGGGCATCCTCTACGTGTCGACGCGCAGGGGGTGCAGGTCGGAGAACATCGTGCCCGGCCAGGATCTGGACCTTCCGGACGACATCATGACCACCGGCACGACGATCGCCGAGTGGGCGGTCCTGAATCGCGGAGATTTTCGGGGTCCCCAGGGCTTGCCGATCTGGAAGCCGCCGTACAGCCAGGTCGTCGCGATCGACATGAACACCGGCGAGCACCTCTGGGCAGTCCCGAACGGCGACACACCCGACTACATCCGGAACCACGAGGCGCTGCAGGGCGTGGAACTTCCCAACACGGGACGGCTCTCCTATCCGATCACGATGGTCACGCCGACGCTGCTCATCACCGCGGAGGGAGCCGGAGGCGCGGCAGTACTGCATGCCGTGGACAAGAGGACCGGGGAACGGCTGGCCACGGTCGAGATTCCGGCGCCCGGCCAGTACGGGATGATGGGGTACATGCACGACGGTCAGCAGTATGTCGTCGTACAGATCGCGGGACGCGGGATGCCTGGCTCGCTGGTGGGACTCCGGTTGCGCTGA
- a CDS encoding carboxypeptidase regulatory-like domain-containing protein — translation MSRCALILAGFLILLPRMVVAQGPERLYQSACDGGDMIACNVFGLMYEYGDGVPQDLARANSLYQRTCEGGLLVGCTNLGLMYEAGVGVTRDLARARGLYQVACEGGELLACESRSAVEQAVSVEPGERFFKSGRIADTRTGDALGAAVVEVPALGIVVISDAAGRFDLDGLPAGRYALRAERLGYEALQGELEVPGNPEFLVLLERAVVGDLRETGSVVGRVTELGERALSDVEVTVLGQQRASTLSNRQGRFTLRDIEPGLVEVRFVHLGYAPRTATLIVQPGRTVEIAPTMVTQPIELEPIQVTVRSSFLEQNGFYERSEGMVGTHFTALDIERLTPNGVSEVIRGRVPGVRIQYGSYGASPADGSPTTGPVSGTMARAVSRGQRGGRDCVLAVYVDGRLETLDLDLDLVPPEQLAAVEVYIGIDTPVQYSRNECGVILLWTHRGG, via the coding sequence GTGAGCCGTTGCGCCCTGATCCTGGCTGGCTTTCTGATCCTGCTGCCCCGTATGGTCGTAGCTCAGGGTCCCGAGCGTCTGTATCAGTCCGCCTGCGACGGCGGGGATATGATCGCCTGCAACGTCTTCGGACTCATGTACGAGTACGGGGATGGCGTCCCGCAGGATCTCGCCCGCGCCAACAGCCTCTACCAACGCACCTGCGAGGGCGGCTTGCTGGTGGGTTGCACCAACCTCGGCCTCATGTACGAAGCCGGCGTCGGCGTCACTCGGGATCTCGCCCGCGCGAGGGGCCTCTACCAGGTCGCCTGCGAGGGCGGCGAGCTACTGGCGTGCGAGAGCCGCTCGGCGGTCGAGCAGGCGGTGAGCGTCGAGCCGGGCGAGCGGTTCTTCAAATCGGGCCGGATCGCTGACACGCGGACCGGGGACGCGCTCGGTGCGGCGGTTGTCGAAGTGCCGGCGCTCGGCATTGTGGTGATTTCCGACGCGGCTGGTCGCTTCGATCTGGACGGACTCCCCGCCGGCCGGTACGCGCTGAGGGCCGAGCGCCTCGGCTACGAGGCGCTTCAAGGCGAGTTGGAGGTGCCGGGGAATCCGGAGTTCCTCGTTCTCCTGGAGCGGGCCGTCGTGGGTGACCTGCGCGAGACAGGAAGCGTGGTGGGCCGGGTCACGGAGCTTGGAGAACGGGCGCTCTCCGACGTGGAAGTCACGGTGCTGGGGCAGCAGCGTGCGAGCACGCTCAGCAACCGGCAAGGCCGATTCACGCTGAGGGACATCGAGCCCGGGCTGGTCGAAGTCCGTTTCGTGCACCTGGGCTACGCCCCGCGTACCGCGACCTTGATCGTCCAGCCGGGAAGGACGGTCGAGATCGCCCCCACAATGGTCACCCAGCCGATCGAGCTCGAGCCCATCCAGGTGACAGTCCGCTCGAGCTTTTTGGAGCAGAACGGGTTCTACGAAAGGTCCGAAGGAATGGTAGGCACGCACTTCACAGCGCTTGACATCGAGAGGCTGACTCCAAACGGCGTCTCCGAAGTGATTCGCGGCCGCGTTCCGGGCGTGAGAATCCAGTATGGATCGTACGGCGCTTCCCCGGCCGACGGCAGTCCCACGACTGGCCCAGTCTCGGGCACGATGGCGCGAGCGGTCAGCAGGGGACAGAGGGGGGGGCGGGATTGTGTGCTCGCAGTGTACGTGGACGGGAGGCTCGAGACCCTGGATCTTGACCTCGACCTGGTCCCTCCCGAGCAACTCGCGGCGGTTGAGGTCTACATAGGGATCGACACCCCCGTCCAGTACAGCCGGAATGAATGCGGCGTGATCCTCCTCTGGACTCACAGGGGTGGCTGA